A stretch of the Coprobacillus cateniformis genome encodes the following:
- a CDS encoding carboxymuconolactone decarboxylase family protein: MVISENAQKYHERMFPGYESKLLKTDPEFIVLFDNFAFDEVVNQCDLDEHTRFIAILATLIGCQGIDEFKVMLNASYNFGVTPIEMKEIVYQAVAYLGMGRVFPFLHAVNDFCIDHHIALPLTGQSTTNPINRLEKGIQAQVDIFGENMKNFYQSGDKDSQHINYWLTDNCFGDYYTRNGLDYNQREMITFCFLAAQGGCEAQLISHASANIRIGNDKDFLIQVISQCLPFIGYPRSLNALHCVKEAIE, from the coding sequence ATGGTAATAAGTGAAAATGCTCAAAAATATCATGAAAGAATGTTTCCAGGGTATGAATCAAAATTGTTAAAAACAGATCCAGAGTTTATTGTATTATTTGATAACTTTGCATTTGATGAGGTTGTCAATCAGTGTGATTTGGATGAACATACAAGATTTATTGCAATCTTGGCGACATTAATAGGATGTCAGGGTATAGATGAGTTTAAAGTTATGTTAAATGCTTCATACAATTTTGGTGTGACACCAATTGAGATGAAAGAGATTGTCTATCAGGCAGTTGCTTATTTAGGAATGGGAAGAGTTTTTCCGTTTCTTCATGCAGTGAATGATTTTTGTATTGATCATCATATTGCATTGCCATTAACTGGGCAATCAACAACCAATCCTATTAATAGATTAGAAAAAGGAATTCAGGCACAAGTTGATATTTTTGGAGAAAATATGAAAAATTTTTATCAATCAGGTGATAAAGATTCACAACATATTAATTATTGGCTAACAGATAATTGTTTTGGTGATTATTACACTAGAAATGGTTTGGATTATAACCAAAGAGAAATGATTACATTTTGTTTTTTAGCTGCTCAAGGGGGTTGTGAAGCACAACTTATTTCTCATGCATCAGCGAATATTAGAATTGGTAATGATAAAGATTTTTTGATTCAAGTTATTTCACAATGTTTACCATTTATTGGTTATCCCAGAAGTCTCAATGCATTGCATTGTGTGAAAGAAGCAATAGAGTAG
- a CDS encoding LysR family transcriptional regulator gives MLLKQMKYFMSVVDNHSFTEAAEQCYISQSAISQQIKSLENEFGVHLIKRNNRQFSLTPAGEYFYRHGRELIDEIEHFKNETKRRGTDEELTLKIGYLRCYGAQELQHAIAQFASLYPEVSLSIMNGTHEELYNLLRFHDVDLVISDQRRAFNQDYFNYELLYSDCYVEISTHHPLSEKKTLTLNDLKRVSCILISTKEQQDTEKDYYQNTLGFSSPFLFAETLEEARLMIASNRGFLPIEAIGTLTEPVQGIKRIPLYHKDKQLQRNYCAFWKKERTNYYIEEFAELLRQLLNADC, from the coding sequence ATGTTATTAAAACAGATGAAATATTTTATGAGTGTTGTAGATAATCATAGTTTTACTGAAGCTGCTGAGCAATGTTATATATCCCAATCAGCTATATCACAGCAAATCAAATCTTTAGAAAATGAATTTGGTGTTCATTTGATTAAGCGAAATAATCGTCAGTTTTCTTTGACTCCAGCAGGAGAGTATTTTTATCGTCATGGTAGAGAACTCATTGATGAAATTGAACATTTTAAAAATGAAACAAAGAGAAGAGGAACAGATGAAGAGTTAACTTTAAAAATAGGATATTTACGTTGTTATGGGGCTCAGGAACTCCAACATGCTATTGCTCAATTCGCAAGTCTTTATCCAGAGGTTTCACTTTCTATTATGAATGGAACTCATGAAGAACTTTATAACTTGTTAAGATTTCATGATGTTGATTTGGTCATAAGTGATCAAAGGCGTGCTTTTAATCAAGATTATTTTAATTATGAGTTGCTATATAGTGATTGTTATGTTGAAATCTCTACTCATCATCCCTTAAGTGAAAAAAAGACTCTCACTTTAAATGATTTAAAAAGAGTCTCATGTATACTTATATCAACTAAAGAACAACAAGATACTGAAAAAGATTATTATCAAAATACTTTGGGGTTTTCTTCTCCTTTTCTCTTTGCTGAGACATTAGAAGAAGCTCGCTTAATGATAGCTTCCAATCGAGGTTTTCTTCCTATTGAAGCTATCGGAACTTTAACAGAACCTGTCCAGGGGATTAAACGTATCCCTTTATATCATAAAGATAAACAGCTTCAACGTAACTATTGTGCATTTTGGAAAAAAGAAAGAACCAATTATTATATTGAAGAATTTGCTGAACTTTTAAGGCAATTATTAAACGCAGACTGTTAA
- a CDS encoding aldo/keto reductase: MQKRRLGKTDMYVNPVGLGCMGFSHAYGVAEDKETAIQIIRKAFDMGYDFFDTAECYTGENADGSISYNEELVGTALKDVRKQVVIATKFGVEHKGDHLELDSSPERIRKSIEGSLKKVQTDYIDLHYQHRIDPKVEPEIVAGVMKELIKSGKIKAWGISEVNEDYLRRAHAVCPVTAIENRYSMMATWHENLFPVCEELGVTYVAFSPMANGLLSGQFNAETKFPQGDFRNHMPQYQSEGYQKANCLLTLLNKMAKEKNCTMAQLSLAWMINKKSFIIPIPGSRKEARLLENFESCHIILTEDEIQCIDTQLKETDFEVFGGH, translated from the coding sequence ATGCAAAAAAGAAGATTAGGGAAAACAGATATGTATGTTAATCCAGTAGGATTAGGATGTATGGGATTCTCGCATGCATATGGTGTTGCTGAAGATAAAGAAACAGCTATTCAAATCATTAGGAAAGCTTTTGATATGGGTTATGATTTCTTTGATACTGCTGAATGTTATACAGGAGAAAATGCTGATGGCAGTATCTCTTATAATGAAGAATTAGTAGGAACTGCACTTAAAGATGTAAGAAAACAAGTTGTGATTGCTACAAAGTTTGGTGTTGAACACAAAGGGGACCATTTAGAATTGGATAGTTCACCAGAAAGAATTAGAAAATCAATTGAAGGAAGTCTGAAAAAAGTACAAACAGATTATATTGATTTACACTATCAGCATCGTATTGATCCGAAAGTTGAACCAGAGATTGTTGCTGGAGTGATGAAAGAATTGATAAAATCAGGGAAAATAAAAGCTTGGGGAATTTCAGAAGTTAATGAAGACTATTTGAGAAGAGCTCATGCAGTATGTCCTGTAACGGCGATAGAAAATCGGTATTCAATGATGGCAACATGGCATGAAAATTTATTTCCAGTATGTGAAGAATTGGGAGTGACATATGTTGCTTTCTCACCTATGGCAAATGGTTTATTATCTGGTCAGTTTAATGCAGAGACAAAATTTCCTCAAGGAGATTTTAGAAATCATATGCCCCAATATCAAAGCGAAGGATATCAAAAAGCAAATTGTTTATTAACTTTATTAAATAAAATGGCAAAAGAGAAGAATTGTACAATGGCACAATTATCATTAGCATGGATGATCAATAAAAAATCATTTATCATTCCTATTCCAGGCAGTCGAAAAGAAGCAAGATTATTGGAAAATTTTGAATCTTGTCATATTATACTCACAGAAGATGAAATTCAATGTATTGATACGCAATTAAAAGAAACAGATTTTGAAGTGTTTGGAGGACATTAA
- a CDS encoding DegV family protein: MDKYTKGFVILAESGSDLPKDIAEKYGIEIVPMHVMFNHKNYDDGEFPIKEIIDYYDKTKTIPTTSATNVGEYMNAYQKIHQEHPDKLILHLCYSAVTTATYQNANIASEGLDYVCHIDTQFVSGGQGFLLYKVAKYLENYPDIELKALKSYIYKLIEKTHMVFLPSQLDFLKAGGRVSNAAYLGANILGLKPIIEIIDGKLVGTKKYRGRDMKKICKRMMNEFLTEYDCHLEDFFMLHSYGLDKTIMKETENIAKEHGFQNIRWIETGGVITSHSGPGCFGFIFEENK, translated from the coding sequence ATGGATAAATACACAAAAGGATTTGTTATTCTTGCTGAGTCTGGTTCAGATTTACCTAAGGATATTGCTGAAAAATATGGTATTGAAATTGTACCAATGCATGTTATGTTTAATCATAAAAATTATGATGATGGGGAATTTCCAATTAAAGAGATTATTGATTATTACGACAAAACAAAAACTATTCCAACAACAAGTGCTACAAATGTTGGAGAATATATGAATGCATATCAAAAAATACATCAGGAACATCCTGATAAATTGATCTTACATTTATGTTATTCAGCAGTAACAACAGCAACATATCAAAATGCGAATATAGCAAGTGAAGGATTAGACTATGTTTGTCATATTGATACTCAATTCGTATCTGGTGGACAAGGCTTTCTCTTATATAAAGTTGCAAAATATTTAGAAAACTACCCTGATATTGAATTAAAGGCACTTAAATCTTATATTTATAAACTTATTGAAAAAACACACATGGTCTTCTTACCAAGTCAGTTAGACTTTCTCAAAGCTGGTGGAAGAGTTTCAAATGCCGCTTATTTAGGTGCCAATATTTTAGGACTTAAACCTATTATAGAAATTATTGATGGCAAACTTGTTGGAACGAAAAAGTATCGTGGACGTGATATGAAGAAAATATGTAAACGTATGATGAATGAATTTCTAACTGAATATGACTGTCATTTAGAAGATTTCTTCATGCTACATTCTTATGGATTGGATAAAACAATCATGAAAGAGACTGAAAATATAGCCAAAGAACATGGATTTCAAAATATTCGTTGGATTGAGACAGGTGGTGTTATTACAAGCCATAGTGGTCCAGGATGCTTTGGATTTATCTTTGAGGAAAATAAATAA
- a CDS encoding SDR family oxidoreductase has protein sequence MKDVMIVTGAGQISMAIARRMGYGMKIVMGDKSIENAINIAKIMNDAGFDVIPFQMDLASKESILELIAEAQKYGDITMLVNGAGVSPSQASIEMILKVDLYGTAVLLEEVGKVIKEGGVGVTISSQSGHRMPALNAKVDSLLAMTPTEDLLNLEVLQPQNLSDSLHAYQIAKRCNEKRVMAESVKWGERGARINSISPGIVVTPLAIDEFNGPRGDFYKNMFANCPAKRPATADEIANVAELLMSHKGAFITGTDFLIDGGATASYFYGPLKP, from the coding sequence ATGAAAGATGTTATGATTGTTACAGGAGCTGGACAAATCAGTATGGCAATTGCAAGAAGAATGGGTTATGGAATGAAAATTGTTATGGGGGATAAAAGCATTGAGAATGCTATAAACATAGCAAAGATCATGAATGATGCTGGTTTTGATGTGATTCCTTTTCAAATGGATTTAGCATCAAAAGAATCTATTTTAGAACTCATTGCAGAAGCACAAAAGTATGGTGATATCACAATGTTAGTGAATGGAGCAGGAGTTTCACCAAGCCAAGCATCAATTGAAATGATTTTAAAAGTTGATCTTTATGGAACGGCTGTTTTATTAGAGGAAGTTGGAAAAGTTATCAAAGAAGGTGGTGTTGGGGTGACGATTTCAAGTCAGTCTGGACATCGTATGCCTGCACTGAATGCAAAAGTGGATAGTTTATTAGCAATGACACCAACAGAAGATTTATTAAATTTAGAAGTTCTTCAACCACAAAATTTATCAGATAGCTTACATGCGTATCAAATTGCAAAACGATGTAATGAAAAAAGAGTTATGGCTGAGTCTGTAAAATGGGGAGAAAGAGGAGCACGTATTAATTCCATTTCTCCAGGTATTGTCGTCACACCACTAGCGATTGATGAGTTTAATGGACCAAGAGGAGATTTCTATAAAAATATGTTTGCAAATTGTCCTGCGAAAAGACCTGCAACAGCTGATGAAATTGCCAATGTTGCTGAATTATTAATGAGTCATAAAGGGGCATTTATTACAGGAACTGATTTTTTAATTGATGGTGGAGCAACAGCTTCATATTTCTATGGCCCATTGAAGCCATAA
- a CDS encoding flavodoxin: MKKNLIVYFSHKKQNYVSGTIKELKVGNTEVIAKKLQKLLDADLFEMIPLHDYPFDYDECTQIAKQELIHKVRPKLLNVVPHIREYQNIYLGFPSWWGTMPMCIWTFLESYDLSEKYIYPFCTHEGSGLGKSIHDIERLCPDSFIQKGLDIYGSQVHQSDVKISEWIKEV; the protein is encoded by the coding sequence ATGAAAAAAAATTTAATTGTTTATTTTTCACATAAGAAACAAAATTATGTATCAGGTACAATTAAGGAACTCAAGGTTGGAAATACTGAAGTGATTGCTAAGAAACTTCAAAAGCTGCTAGATGCTGATTTATTTGAAATGATACCACTTCATGATTATCCGTTTGATTATGATGAATGTACTCAAATTGCAAAACAAGAATTGATTCATAAAGTGAGGCCTAAACTTTTAAATGTTGTCCCCCATATACGAGAATATCAGAATATATATTTGGGTTTTCCCTCTTGGTGGGGAACGATGCCTATGTGTATATGGACTTTTTTAGAGAGTTATGATTTAAGTGAGAAATATATTTATCCGTTTTGTACTCATGAAGGAAGTGGCTTAGGGAAGAGTATCCATGATATTGAAAGATTATGTCCAGATAGTTTTATCCAAAAGGGTTTAGATATATATGGGAGTCAAGTTCATCAGTCAGATGTGAAAATAAGTGAATGGATAAAGGAGGTATGA